A region of Streptomyces halobius DNA encodes the following proteins:
- the pyk gene encoding pyruvate kinase, with protein sequence MRRSKIVCTLGPAVDSFDQLKTLIEAGMNVARFNMSHGTHSEHEERYHRLRKAAEETGRAIGVLADLQGPKIRLETFADGPVELVRGDEFVITTEDVPGDKTICGTTYKGLPGDVSKGDPVLINDGNVALQVVEVDGPRVRTIVIEGGVISDHKGINLPGAAVNVPALSEKDIEDLKFALRLGCDMVALSFVRDAKDVQDVHRVMDEVGRRVPVIAKVEKPQAVANMQEVVMAFDAVMVARGDLAVEYPLEKVPMVQKRLVEMCRRNAKPVIVATQMMESMITNSRPTRAEASDVANAILDGADAVMLSAESSVGAYPIETVKTMSKIVEAAEEELLSKGLQPLVPGKKPRTQGGSVARAACEMADFLDGKALIAFTKSGDTARRLSRYRACQPILAFTTDAATRNQLTLSWGVESFVVPHVDNTDAMVDLVDSELLKLHRYNAGDTMLITAGSPPGVPGTTNMVRVHHLGGESA encoded by the coding sequence ATGCGCCGTTCCAAAATCGTCTGCACCCTGGGCCCCGCCGTCGACTCCTTCGACCAGCTGAAGACGCTGATCGAAGCCGGTATGAACGTGGCCCGTTTCAACATGAGCCACGGGACCCACTCGGAGCACGAGGAGCGGTACCACCGCCTGCGCAAGGCCGCCGAGGAGACCGGCCGCGCCATCGGTGTACTGGCCGACCTCCAGGGCCCCAAGATCCGTCTGGAGACCTTCGCCGACGGACCCGTCGAGCTGGTCCGCGGTGACGAGTTCGTCATCACCACCGAGGACGTCCCGGGCGACAAGACCATCTGCGGTACGACCTACAAGGGCCTGCCGGGCGATGTCTCCAAGGGCGACCCGGTCCTGATCAACGACGGCAATGTCGCGCTCCAGGTCGTCGAGGTCGACGGCCCGCGGGTGCGCACCATCGTCATCGAGGGCGGGGTCATCTCCGACCACAAGGGCATCAACCTGCCCGGCGCCGCGGTGAACGTCCCCGCGCTGTCCGAGAAGGACATCGAGGACCTCAAGTTCGCCCTGCGCCTGGGCTGCGACATGGTCGCGCTGTCCTTCGTCCGGGACGCCAAGGACGTCCAGGACGTGCACCGCGTCATGGACGAGGTGGGCCGCCGGGTCCCGGTCATCGCCAAGGTCGAGAAGCCGCAGGCGGTGGCCAACATGCAGGAGGTCGTGATGGCCTTCGACGCGGTCATGGTGGCCCGCGGCGACCTGGCGGTGGAGTACCCGCTGGAGAAGGTCCCGATGGTGCAGAAGCGCCTGGTGGAGATGTGCCGCCGGAACGCCAAGCCGGTGATCGTCGCGACCCAGATGATGGAGTCGATGATCACCAACTCCCGGCCGACCCGCGCCGAGGCGTCCGACGTCGCCAACGCCATCCTCGACGGCGCCGACGCGGTCATGCTCTCCGCGGAGTCCTCGGTCGGCGCCTACCCGATCGAGACCGTCAAGACGATGTCGAAGATCGTCGAGGCGGCCGAGGAGGAGCTGCTGTCCAAGGGCCTGCAGCCGCTGGTGCCCGGCAAGAAGCCGCGTACGCAGGGCGGTTCGGTGGCCCGCGCGGCCTGCGAGATGGCCGACTTCCTGGACGGCAAGGCACTGATCGCCTTCACCAAGTCCGGTGACACCGCCCGCCGGCTGTCGCGCTACCGCGCCTGCCAGCCGATCCTGGCCTTCACCACCGACGCCGCCACCCGCAACCAGCTCACGCTGAGCTGGGGCGTGGAGTCCTTCGTCGTCCCGCACGTGGACAACACCGACGCGATGGTGGACCTGGTGGATTCCGAGCTGCTGAAGCTGCACCGCTACAACGCGGGCGACACCATGCTGATCACCGCCGGTTCGCCCCCCGGCGTCCCCGGCACCACCAACATGGTGCGCGTGCACCACCTGGGCGGCGAGAGCGCCTGA
- a CDS encoding DUF6114 domain-containing protein, with product MSAETRPRLIESIGHKRLSFREWRGRRPFWGGLLTVLGGIPIMYFPYAHLTLGGMTLSMATTAGAGSLIIGVLLVVLGLTMWFQPVSRVFAGVAAILLSLVSLVVSNFGGFLVGYLMGLIGGALAVAWAPGGPKAEEAGEPARDAGAGPWVATEPAPAAGAGSGPGSGLDDLSGTSPTNGTNGRHRAG from the coding sequence ATGAGCGCCGAAACGCGACCACGGCTGATCGAGTCCATCGGCCACAAGCGACTTTCGTTCCGGGAGTGGCGTGGCCGTCGCCCGTTCTGGGGCGGTCTGCTGACCGTGCTCGGCGGGATCCCGATCATGTACTTCCCCTACGCGCATCTCACGCTCGGGGGTATGACCCTCAGCATGGCGACCACGGCCGGTGCCGGCTCGCTGATCATCGGCGTGCTGCTGGTCGTGCTCGGTCTCACCATGTGGTTCCAGCCGGTCTCGCGCGTGTTCGCGGGTGTGGCGGCGATTCTGCTCTCCCTGGTCTCCCTGGTCGTCTCGAACTTCGGCGGCTTCCTGGTCGGCTACCTGATGGGGCTGATCGGCGGTGCGCTGGCGGTCGCCTGGGCGCCGGGCGGGCCGAAGGCCGAGGAGGCCGGTGAGCCGGCCCGCGACGCGGGCGCCGGGCCGTGGGTGGCCACCGAGCCCGCACCGGCCGCGGGTGCCGGTTCGGGGCCGGGCTCCGGACTGGACGACCTGTCAGGAACGAGCCCGACCAACGGGACGAACGGGAGGCACCGTGCCGGGTGA
- a CDS encoding DUF6230 family protein translates to MESLARGGTRWKRFAVVMVPSVAATAAIGVALSQGALAASFSVSGQQFKVATDRLDGTGFVQYGAVDAQKDGKQIPVAVSAFSSAKIKNLCQSVVVPVPVFGDVSMVLRAGGGKPVEAKNLYIDLDQLNADATFKNINIGVAAGSTSKGPGIKKGDKTDPGSFAQEADSATLTGVKQTAWATTAGTFKLSGLSMKVTKGKNECY, encoded by the coding sequence ATGGAGTCCCTGGCTCGTGGCGGGACCAGATGGAAGCGGTTCGCCGTCGTCATGGTGCCGAGTGTCGCGGCGACGGCTGCCATAGGCGTGGCCCTGTCGCAGGGTGCGCTCGCGGCCTCGTTCAGCGTGTCCGGCCAGCAGTTCAAGGTGGCCACCGACCGTCTGGACGGCACCGGCTTCGTTCAGTACGGAGCCGTTGACGCACAGAAGGACGGCAAGCAGATCCCGGTGGCGGTCTCGGCGTTCTCCAGCGCCAAGATCAAAAACCTGTGCCAGTCCGTCGTCGTACCCGTCCCGGTCTTCGGTGACGTGTCGATGGTGCTCAGGGCGGGCGGCGGCAAGCCGGTCGAGGCCAAGAACCTCTATATCGACCTCGACCAGCTGAACGCGGACGCGACCTTCAAGAACATCAACATCGGTGTTGCGGCGGGGTCGACGTCCAAGGGCCCCGGCATCAAGAAGGGCGACAAGACGGACCCCGGTTCGTTCGCCCAGGAGGCCGACAGCGCCACGCTGACCGGCGTCAAGCAGACGGCCTGGGCGACCACGGCCGGCACGTTCAAGCTCAGCGGCCTCAGCATGAAGGTCACCAAGGGCAAGAACGAGTGCTACTGA
- a CDS encoding tetratricopeptide repeat protein: MQPRNMSMSGVVDLAAVKAAGEAKQKAEQARADAARNGAAPAGGARLVFDVDEAGFQQDVLQRSTEVPVVLDFWAEWCEPCKQLGPLLERLAAEYAGKFVLAKVDVDANQTLFQQFGVQGIPAVFAVVAGQPIPLFQGAAPEAQIRQVLDQLVQAAEQQFGIVGATVDASAEGEQPAEAPVPAGPYDAALEAANSALDSGDLGGAIQAYKNVLSDDPANPEAKLGLAQAELLKRVQGLDAQAVRKEAAESPADVQAQIRAADLDLVGGHVEDAFGRMVDTVKRTSGDDRDAARVRLLELFEVIGAEDPRVTAARTALARVLF; this comes from the coding sequence ATGCAGCCACGCAACATGTCCATGAGCGGAGTCGTCGACCTGGCCGCCGTGAAGGCGGCCGGGGAAGCGAAGCAGAAGGCGGAGCAGGCGCGCGCCGATGCCGCCCGTAACGGCGCGGCGCCGGCAGGCGGTGCCCGCCTGGTGTTCGACGTCGACGAGGCGGGGTTCCAGCAGGACGTCCTGCAGCGCTCCACCGAGGTTCCGGTCGTCCTCGACTTCTGGGCCGAGTGGTGCGAGCCGTGCAAGCAGCTGGGTCCGCTGCTGGAGCGCCTGGCGGCGGAGTACGCCGGCAAGTTCGTGCTGGCCAAGGTCGACGTCGACGCCAACCAGACACTGTTCCAGCAGTTCGGGGTGCAGGGCATCCCGGCGGTGTTCGCGGTCGTCGCGGGCCAGCCGATCCCGCTGTTCCAGGGCGCGGCCCCGGAGGCGCAGATCCGGCAGGTGCTGGACCAGCTGGTACAGGCCGCCGAGCAGCAGTTCGGCATCGTCGGCGCGACCGTCGACGCGTCGGCCGAGGGTGAGCAGCCGGCCGAGGCGCCGGTGCCGGCCGGCCCGTACGACGCGGCGCTGGAGGCCGCGAACTCGGCGCTGGACTCCGGTGATCTGGGCGGCGCCATCCAGGCGTACAAGAACGTGCTCTCCGACGACCCGGCCAACCCGGAGGCCAAGCTGGGTCTTGCCCAGGCCGAGCTGCTCAAGCGGGTGCAGGGTCTGGACGCGCAGGCGGTGCGCAAGGAGGCCGCGGAAAGCCCGGCCGATGTGCAGGCGCAGATCCGCGCCGCGGATCTCGATCTGGTCGGCGGGCATGTCGAGGACGCCTTCGGGCGGATGGTCGACACGGTCAAGCGGACGTCCGGTGACGACCGGGACGCCGCGCGGGTACGACTGCTGGAGCTGTTCGAGGTGATCGGCGCGGAGGACCCGCGGGTGACCGCGGCGCGTACCGCTCTCGCCCGCGTGCTGTTCTGA
- a CDS encoding TetR/AcrR family transcriptional regulator, translating to MHCSASPRKGRPGRPRSAETDRAILDATRAALVDLGWGRLTMGEVAARAGVAKTTLYRRWGNKNELVVDAVAVLFDELELPDRGCLQSDIEGVVLQFGALLARPETKTALMAVVAESTADDALRDRIRSAIVDRQKRLVVLGRERAQRRGELPADTPGPDGAAAAEQTVGLIFDLIAGAIVHRTLVTAEPVDTAWAHQLSTVLLLGLGGLRQGVSGGSGGPEAPVG from the coding sequence ATGCACTGCTCCGCCAGCCCCCGGAAAGGCCGCCCCGGCCGCCCGCGCAGCGCCGAGACCGACCGCGCGATCCTCGACGCGACGCGCGCCGCGCTCGTCGACCTGGGCTGGGGAAGACTCACCATGGGCGAGGTCGCGGCCCGTGCCGGTGTCGCCAAGACGACGCTCTACCGCCGCTGGGGCAACAAGAACGAGCTCGTCGTGGACGCGGTGGCGGTCCTCTTCGACGAGCTCGAACTCCCCGACCGGGGCTGTCTGCAGTCCGATATCGAGGGCGTGGTCCTGCAGTTCGGGGCCCTGCTGGCGCGGCCCGAGACCAAGACCGCGCTGATGGCAGTGGTCGCCGAGTCCACCGCCGACGACGCGCTGCGCGACCGGATCCGCTCGGCGATCGTCGACCGCCAGAAGCGGCTGGTCGTCCTGGGCCGGGAACGCGCCCAGCGGCGCGGCGAACTGCCGGCGGACACCCCGGGCCCGGACGGTGCGGCGGCCGCCGAGCAGACCGTCGGCCTGATCTTCGACCTCATCGCCGGGGCGATCGTGCACCGCACCCTGGTCACCGCGGAACCGGTGGACACCGCATGGGCCCACCAGCTCTCGACGGTGCTGCTCCTGGGGCTCGGCGGCTTGCGTCAGGGGGTGTCCGGTGGGTCGGGCGGCCCCGAGGCTCCCGTTGGGTGA
- a CDS encoding GDP-mannose 4,6-dehydratase — MSSSTQQWIGRRVLVTGAEGFIGSTLVDLLVEAGAEVRAFVHYKPYAEKGNLAHRLAPGGPVEMIAGDIRDAGRVMDVVAGCDTVFHLAALIGIPYSYDSPGAYVQTNVVGTENVAEAGRRHGVRRLVHTSTSEVYGTALTAPIGEDHPLQPQSPYSASKIGADMMALSHWHAFELPVTVVRPFNTYGPRQSARAVIPTILAQLHSGARQIKLGSLTPTRDFTYVTDTAAGFLAMADCDRALGQVVNLGSGREISVGALAEALIAASGRDAEVVVDAERLRPSGSEVERLLSDNSRAREWASWQPRVSLKEGLARTSEWVAGNLELFRAERYQV; from the coding sequence ATGAGCAGCAGCACCCAGCAGTGGATAGGCCGCAGGGTCCTGGTCACCGGGGCCGAGGGGTTCATCGGCTCGACCCTGGTCGACCTGCTGGTCGAGGCCGGTGCCGAGGTCCGCGCCTTCGTGCACTACAAGCCGTATGCCGAGAAGGGCAATCTGGCGCACCGTCTGGCGCCGGGCGGCCCCGTCGAGATGATCGCGGGGGACATACGGGACGCCGGCCGGGTGATGGACGTCGTCGCGGGCTGCGACACCGTCTTCCATCTCGCCGCGCTGATCGGCATCCCGTACAGCTACGACTCGCCCGGCGCGTACGTCCAGACGAATGTCGTCGGTACGGAGAACGTCGCGGAGGCCGGCCGCCGGCATGGTGTCCGCCGTCTGGTGCACACCTCCACCAGCGAGGTCTACGGCACCGCGCTGACCGCGCCGATCGGCGAGGACCACCCGCTGCAGCCGCAGTCCCCGTATTCCGCCTCGAAGATCGGCGCGGACATGATGGCGCTGTCGCACTGGCACGCCTTCGAGCTGCCGGTGACGGTCGTCCGGCCCTTCAACACCTACGGGCCACGGCAGTCCGCGCGCGCCGTGATCCCCACGATCCTGGCCCAGCTCCACTCCGGCGCCCGGCAGATCAAGCTGGGTTCGCTCACCCCGACCCGTGATTTCACCTATGTCACCGACACCGCGGCCGGGTTCCTGGCGATGGCCGACTGCGACCGGGCGCTGGGGCAGGTCGTCAATCTCGGCAGCGGCCGGGAGATCTCCGTCGGCGCGCTCGCCGAGGCGCTGATAGCGGCCTCCGGCCGGGACGCGGAGGTGGTGGTGGACGCCGAGCGGCTGCGGCCCTCGGGCAGCGAGGTCGAGCGGCTGCTGTCGGACAACTCGCGGGCGCGGGAATGGGCGTCGTGGCAGCCGCGGGTTTCCCTGAAGGAGGGGCTGGCGCGGACGTCGGAGTGGGTGGCCGGGAATCTGGAGCTGTTCCGCGCGGAGCGGTATCAGGTCTGA
- a CDS encoding UDP-N-acetylglucosamine--N-acetylmuramyl-(pentapeptide) pyrophosphoryl-undecaprenol N-acetylglucosamine transferase, with translation MRTPLSVVIGAGGTGGHIYPGLALADALRRADPDAVISFVGTERGLETRLIPQVGYRLHTVDMIPFDRSLGARRYLLPAALLRSGAQCRAILREQRAQVAVGMGGYPSAPVIVGARLAGLPSLIHESNAVPGRANRFAARLTPHLALAFDRSRPYLAGGGQAETVGMPLVGPLARLDRTALRAGARQELGVPDGARLLLVNGGSLGAARLTEAAVGLAARYRSRADLRLLIKTGPAALDETRAALAANGGAVVAEAVPYLDRMDLAYAAADLVVCRAGSATVAELATTGMPAVLVPYPHAPGDHQTHNARVLSDAGAALLLADAETTAERLDALVTPLLDDPARLAAMGAAADPGTHAQAADLLAAKALALAGHPNPHHLTLKESA, from the coding sequence ATGCGCACACCACTCTCCGTCGTGATCGGTGCGGGCGGCACCGGCGGCCATATCTATCCCGGTCTTGCCCTCGCGGACGCGCTCCGCCGGGCCGACCCCGACGCGGTGATCTCCTTCGTGGGGACCGAGCGCGGACTGGAGACCCGGCTGATCCCGCAGGTCGGATACCGGCTGCACACCGTCGACATGATCCCCTTCGACCGTTCGCTCGGCGCCCGGCGGTATCTGCTGCCCGCCGCGCTGCTGAGGTCGGGCGCCCAGTGCCGGGCCATCCTCAGGGAGCAGCGGGCCCAGGTGGCGGTCGGGATGGGCGGCTATCCGAGCGCACCGGTGATCGTCGGGGCGCGGCTGGCCGGGCTGCCGAGCCTGATCCACGAGTCCAACGCGGTGCCGGGCCGGGCCAACCGGTTCGCGGCCCGGCTCACCCCGCATCTGGCACTCGCCTTCGACCGCAGCCGCCCGTATCTGGCGGGCGGCGGGCAGGCCGAGACCGTCGGGATGCCGCTGGTCGGGCCGCTGGCCCGGCTGGACCGTACGGCCCTGCGGGCGGGCGCGCGGCAGGAGCTGGGAGTGCCGGACGGGGCGCGGCTGCTGCTGGTCAACGGCGGGAGCCTGGGCGCGGCCCGGCTCACCGAGGCGGCGGTGGGGCTGGCCGCCCGCTACCGGTCCCGGGCGGATCTGCGGCTGCTGATCAAGACCGGTCCGGCGGCCCTGGACGAGACCCGGGCGGCGCTGGCGGCGAACGGCGGGGCGGTGGTCGCGGAGGCGGTGCCGTATCTGGACCGGATGGATCTGGCCTACGCCGCCGCCGATCTGGTCGTCTGCCGGGCCGGTTCGGCGACCGTCGCGGAGCTGGCCACCACCGGGATGCCGGCCGTCCTCGTGCCGTATCCGCATGCGCCGGGCGACCACCAGACGCACAACGCGCGGGTGCTCTCCGATGCCGGGGCGGCGCTGCTGCTGGCCGACGCGGAGACCACCGCGGAGCGGCTGGACGCGCTGGTCACACCGCTGCTGGACGATCCCGCCCGGCTCGCCGCGATGGGTGCGGCCGCCGACCCGGGCACCCACGCACAAGCCGCCGACCTCCTGGCCGCCAAGGCCCTCGCACTGGCCGGCCACCCGAACCCGCACCACCTCACCTTGAAGGAGTCAGCATGA
- a CDS encoding response regulator transcription factor — MPLPQPSPSSAPSTPPTPGSAPASKILVVDDEPEVRAAVEDGLAVEGYAVHGAADGLAALSEVAAWQPDAIVLDVLMPVLDGLAVCRRLRALDDRTPILVLTALDSVSERVDGLDAGADDYLVKPFALDELVARVRALLRRAAAPAAADASLSFEDLVVDPLTRTGHRAGRPLEFSRTEWALLELLLLHPGQVMPREVILERVWGRDFGPDSNSLAVYVGYLRRKLEAGGEPRLVHTVHGVGYRLGRAEPA; from the coding sequence ATGCCCCTGCCCCAGCCGTCCCCCTCGTCCGCCCCGTCCACGCCACCCACGCCCGGAAGCGCACCGGCCTCCAAGATCCTCGTCGTCGACGACGAACCGGAGGTACGCGCCGCGGTCGAGGACGGCCTCGCCGTCGAGGGCTACGCGGTACACGGCGCCGCCGACGGCCTCGCGGCCCTCTCGGAGGTCGCCGCGTGGCAGCCGGACGCCATCGTCCTGGACGTGCTGATGCCGGTCCTGGACGGGCTGGCCGTCTGCCGTCGCCTCCGCGCCCTGGACGACCGCACCCCGATCCTCGTCCTGACCGCGCTGGACTCGGTCAGCGAACGGGTCGACGGCCTTGACGCGGGCGCCGACGACTACCTGGTCAAACCGTTCGCGCTGGACGAGCTGGTGGCACGGGTCCGGGCCCTGCTGCGCCGCGCCGCGGCACCCGCCGCCGCGGACGCCTCCCTCTCCTTCGAAGACCTGGTCGTCGACCCGCTGACGCGCACCGGCCACCGGGCGGGCCGGCCGCTGGAGTTCAGCCGCACCGAATGGGCGCTGCTGGAGCTGTTGCTGCTGCACCCGGGGCAGGTGATGCCGCGCGAGGTGATCCTGGAACGCGTATGGGGCCGCGACTTCGGCCCGGACTCCAACTCCCTGGCCGTATACGTCGGTTACCTCCGCCGCAAGCTGGAGGCGGGCGGCGAGCCCCGGCTGGTGCACACGGTGCACGGCGTGGGGTACCGGCTGGGGCGGGCGGAGCCGGCGTGA
- a CDS encoding HAMP domain-containing sensor histidine kinase, which yields MTGRRGLGSRWVRRRPLRTRLAVAASAAVALVAIGVCAAAFVIIRYQMTRQLDLHLAQTATQVTRQTRGWGPTAGDTSCRFQAVACVQIVPSAPDRDPRERYQLPVTDATRQVATGRHTAYYSKLTVAGHPVRMFTTRLPGKDEALQVALRADTVERGVRQAALALSAVGGAGVLLAAGLGYWVSRTGLAPVARLTATAERIAATRDARHRIELPRGSAAHEDEITRLAATFNTMLGELEQSVTAQRRLVADASHELRTPLTALRTNAELLARADRLTDAQRDRAAGALARQLREVTTLVNDLIELARDEEPQALVEQVRPAALLEHAVGAAREHWPEITFTARIDQAAAGTTVPGVPARLVRLLSNLLDNAAKFSPPGGPVETELALVAGRLELTVRDHGPGVADADLPHVFDRFYRAQAARALPGSGLGLAMARQIARAHHADLTAEQAAGGGALFRLRVPVRQGAAGDGGR from the coding sequence GTGACGGGGCGTCGGGGGCTGGGTAGTCGCTGGGTGCGCCGTCGGCCGCTGCGGACCCGGCTGGCGGTGGCCGCCTCCGCGGCCGTCGCCCTGGTGGCCATCGGTGTCTGCGCCGCCGCCTTCGTCATCATCCGCTACCAGATGACCCGCCAGCTCGACCTGCACCTCGCCCAGACGGCCACCCAGGTCACCCGTCAGACCCGCGGCTGGGGCCCGACCGCCGGCGACACCTCCTGCCGGTTCCAGGCCGTGGCCTGCGTCCAGATCGTGCCGTCCGCCCCGGACAGGGACCCGCGCGAGCGGTACCAGCTGCCGGTCACGGACGCCACCCGGCAGGTCGCCACCGGGCGGCACACGGCGTACTACAGCAAGCTGACGGTCGCCGGACACCCGGTCCGGATGTTCACCACCCGTCTGCCCGGCAAGGACGAGGCGCTCCAGGTCGCGCTGCGTGCCGACACCGTCGAACGGGGCGTACGGCAAGCCGCCTTGGCGCTCTCGGCCGTCGGCGGTGCGGGTGTGCTGCTGGCCGCCGGGCTGGGCTACTGGGTCTCCCGTACGGGCCTGGCGCCGGTGGCCCGGCTCACCGCCACCGCCGAGCGGATCGCGGCCACCCGCGACGCCCGCCACCGCATCGAGCTGCCCCGGGGGTCAGCGGCCCACGAGGACGAGATCACCCGCCTCGCCGCCACCTTCAACACCATGCTCGGCGAGCTGGAACAGTCGGTCACCGCACAGCGCCGGCTGGTCGCGGACGCCTCGCACGAACTGCGCACCCCGCTGACGGCGCTCCGCACCAACGCCGAACTCCTCGCCCGCGCCGACCGGTTGACCGACGCCCAGCGCGACCGCGCCGCCGGGGCGCTCGCCCGTCAGCTCCGCGAGGTCACCACGCTCGTCAACGATCTGATCGAACTGGCACGGGACGAGGAGCCGCAGGCCCTGGTGGAACAAGTTCGCCCGGCCGCCCTGCTGGAGCACGCGGTCGGCGCGGCCCGCGAGCACTGGCCGGAGATCACCTTCACCGCCCGCATCGACCAGGCGGCGGCCGGCACCACCGTCCCCGGCGTACCGGCCCGCCTCGTCCGTCTCCTCTCCAACCTCCTGGACAACGCGGCGAAGTTCTCCCCGCCGGGCGGGCCGGTGGAGACCGAACTCGCCCTCGTCGCAGGGCGGTTGGAGCTGACCGTCCGCGACCACGGCCCCGGCGTCGCGGACGCCGACCTCCCCCATGTCTTCGACCGCTTCTACCGCGCGCAGGCGGCCCGCGCGCTGCCCGGCTCCGGCCTCGGCCTGGCCATGGCCCGCCAGATCGCCCGCGCCCACCACGCCGACCTCACCGCCGAACAGGCCGCGGGCGGCGGGGCGCTGTTCCGGCTGCGGGTGCCGGTACGACAGGGGGCTGCCGGCGACGGCGGCCGGTAG
- a CDS encoding acyl-CoA mutase large subunit family protein, whose amino-acid sequence MDADAIDEGRRRWQARYDSARKRDADFTTLSGDPVDPVYGPRPGDSVEGFERIGWPGEYPFTRGLYPTGYRGRTWTIRQFAGFGNAEQTNERYKMILKAGGGGLSVAFDMPTLMGRDSDDPRSLGEVGHCGVAIDSAADMEVLFKDIPLGDVTTSMTISGPAVPVFCMYLVAAERQGIDPRVLNGTLQTDIFKEYIAQKEWLFQPEPHLRLIGDLMEHCAKGIPAYKPLSVSGYHIREAGATAAQELAYTLADGFGYVELGLSRGLDVNTFAPGLSFFFDAHLDFFEEIAKFRAARRIWARWLRDVYGATSEKAQWLRFHTQTAGVSLTAQQPYNNVVRTAVEALAAVLGGTNSLHTNALDETLALPSEQAAEIALRTQQVLMEETGVANVADPLGGSWFIEALTDRIEADAEKIFDRIRERGARAVPDGRHPIGPMTSGILRGIEDGWFTGEIAESAFRYQQALEKGEKKVVGVNCHHGSVTGDLEILRVSHEVEREQVRVLADRRAARDDARVRAALDGLLAAARNGGNMIEPMLEAVRAEATLGEICGALRDEWGAYTEPAGF is encoded by the coding sequence ATGGACGCTGACGCGATCGATGAGGGCCGCCGTCGCTGGCAGGCCCGGTACGACTCCGCCCGCAAGCGGGACGCGGACTTCACGACCCTGTCGGGTGATCCCGTCGACCCGGTGTACGGGCCCCGCCCCGGCGACTCCGTCGAGGGGTTCGAGCGGATCGGGTGGCCGGGCGAATACCCCTTCACGCGCGGCCTCTACCCCACCGGCTACCGCGGCCGCACCTGGACCATCCGCCAGTTCGCCGGGTTCGGCAACGCCGAGCAGACCAACGAGCGCTACAAGATGATCCTGAAGGCGGGCGGCGGCGGGCTGTCCGTCGCGTTCGACATGCCGACGCTGATGGGGCGGGACTCCGACGACCCGCGCTCGCTCGGCGAGGTCGGCCACTGCGGCGTCGCCATCGACTCCGCCGCCGACATGGAGGTCCTGTTCAAGGACATCCCGCTGGGTGATGTCACGACCTCGATGACGATCAGCGGGCCCGCCGTACCCGTCTTCTGCATGTATCTCGTCGCCGCCGAGCGGCAGGGCATCGACCCCCGTGTCCTCAACGGCACACTCCAGACGGACATCTTCAAGGAGTACATCGCCCAGAAGGAGTGGCTGTTCCAGCCGGAGCCGCATCTGCGGCTGATCGGCGACCTCATGGAGCACTGCGCCAAGGGCATCCCCGCGTACAAGCCGCTCTCGGTGTCCGGATACCACATCCGCGAGGCGGGGGCGACGGCCGCGCAGGAGCTGGCGTACACGCTCGCCGACGGCTTCGGATACGTCGAACTGGGCCTGTCCCGTGGGCTGGACGTCAACACCTTCGCCCCGGGTCTGTCCTTCTTCTTCGACGCGCATCTCGACTTCTTCGAGGAGATCGCCAAGTTCCGTGCCGCGCGCAGGATCTGGGCCCGCTGGCTGCGGGACGTCTACGGCGCGACGAGCGAGAAGGCGCAGTGGCTGCGGTTCCACACGCAGACCGCCGGTGTCTCACTGACCGCTCAGCAGCCGTACAACAACGTCGTACGGACCGCCGTGGAGGCGCTGGCCGCGGTGCTCGGCGGCACCAACTCGCTGCACACCAACGCCCTGGACGAGACCCTGGCACTGCCCAGCGAGCAGGCCGCCGAGATCGCGCTCCGTACGCAGCAGGTGCTGATGGAGGAGACCGGCGTCGCCAACGTCGCGGACCCGCTGGGCGGTTCGTGGTTCATCGAGGCGCTGACCGACCGGATCGAGGCGGACGCCGAGAAGATCTTCGACCGGATAAGGGAGCGCGGGGCACGCGCGGTGCCGGACGGCCGGCACCCGATCGGGCCGATGACCTCCGGGATTCTGCGCGGTATCGAGGACGGCTGGTTCACCGGCGAGATCGCCGAGTCCGCCTTCCGGTACCAGCAGGCGCTGGAGAAGGGCGAGAAGAAGGTCGTCGGGGTCAACTGCCACCACGGTTCGGTCACCGGTGACCTGGAGATCCTCCGGGTCAGCCACGAGGTCGAGCGGGAGCAGGTACGGGTGCTCGCGGACCGTAGGGCGGCCCGTGACGACGCCCGGGTGCGCGCCGCGCTGGACGGCTTGCTGGCCGCCGCCCGCAATGGCGGCAACATGATCGAGCCGATGCTGGAGGCCGTCCGGGCGGAGGCGACGCTCGGGGAGATCTGTGGGGCGCTGCGGGACGAGTGGGGGGCTTACACGGAGCCGGCCGGGTTCTAG
- a CDS encoding DUF3817 domain-containing protein has protein sequence MKQGVLTRYRVMAYVTAVMLLILCACMVAKYGFDTGKDLTLVVSQVHGVLYIVYLVVAFDLGSKAKWPFGKLLWVLIAGTIPTAAFVVERKVVREVEPLLAKAPTPAPAKA, from the coding sequence ATGAAACAAGGCGTGCTGACCCGCTACCGGGTGATGGCCTATGTCACGGCCGTCATGCTCCTCATCCTCTGCGCGTGCATGGTGGCCAAGTACGGCTTCGACACGGGCAAGGACCTGACCCTCGTCGTCTCCCAGGTCCACGGCGTGCTCTACATCGTCTACCTCGTCGTCGCCTTCGACCTGGGGTCCAAGGCCAAGTGGCCGTTCGGCAAGCTGCTGTGGGTGCTGATCGCCGGGACGATTCCGACGGCGGCTTTCGTGGTCGAGCGCAAGGTGGTCCGCGAGGTCGAGCCCCTGCTCGCCAAGGCACCGACGCCCGCGCCCGCCAAGGCGTAG